One Corynebacterium matruchotii genomic window, CCGCGGGTGTCCCCCAGGTTCCACATCAGCGAGGGGGCTTGCGGCACCACGATTGAAAGACCACCGGGCCAGAAGGCCTCGATGAGGGTGCGAAGCTGGTCATTATAGGAATGCACCAGGCCCCGGGCGGTATCCCAACTGCCGACCAGCACCGGCACGGGCATATCCGGGCCCCGATCTTTGGCGGCCAACAGCCGGGCCACCGCGTCGTTGTCGAAGGCGTCGCACCCTAACCCATAGAGGGTGTCGGTGGGAAGTACCACGAGGCGGCCAGATTTCACGGCGCCCACGGCGGCCTTAATGCCCAGGCTACGAATTTCTCCGGTATCAGTGCAGCTATAGATCCTGCTCACAGTAGGTTTCCTTATGTCACATCGTGGTGGTTATGGTCTTCGCTTTCGCGGCTATAATTCTCACAGCTTAGTCCGTACTGTCACAAATCGCCGTCACAAACCGGGGTTGCCCCGCCCAATCCTGGTGCTGCGTTACCTGGCGCAGCCCCGCTTCTGCCACGAGCTTTACGACGTCCGGCCCGGTGGTGTCGTCGTGTTCGCAAGCGAACACTCCCCCCGGCGCGAGGAGGCGCCGGGCTGTGGGAATGAGCCGGGTGATGACGTCCATTCCGGTGTCGCCGCCGAAGACTGCCATGGGCGGGTCGGCATAAACCTCTGGTTGGAGGTCGGTGGTGTGGGGTACGTAGGGCGGGTTGGTGACTACCGCCGTCGCTTTCCCGTTCAGGTGTTCGAGTAGGGTGGGGTTGGTGGCGTCGCCGGCAATGATGGTGACGCCGAGGGGGTCGAGGTTGGTGTGGGTGTAGGTGAGTGCTTCTGGGGAGAGTTCTACCGCGTAAATGTTGGCGTCGGGGCGGGCGTGGGCGAGGTAGTCGGCGATGGCGCCGGAGCCGGTGCAGAGGTCGATGATGAGCGGGTTGGGGGTGTTGCCAAGGTGGGTGGCGACCCAGTCGGCGAGTTGTTCGGTTTCGGGTCGGGGGATGAATACTCCGGGTCCGACGGTGAGGGTGAGGGGGCCGAAGGGGGCGGTGCCGAGGATGTGTTGGAGGGGTTCTCGGTGGGCGCGCCGGCTGATGAGTTCGGCATAGTCGTGGTGGAAGGTGGCGGGGAGGTCGGTTGGTGACATGAGCCGCACGGTGAGTGGGTCGGTGCCGATGAGGTGGGCGGCGAGTGTGTGGGCGTCGTGACGTGGGGAGGCCACGCCGGCTGCTGCCAGGGTGGCCTCCGCTACGCGCAGTATTTCGTGCACGTGTGTGAACCTGTTCTTATTCGGCTTCGAGTCGGGCGGCACGTTCCGCGGTTCGGAGCGCGGTGAAGAGGTCTTCCATGTCGCCGTTGAGCACGGAGTCGAGGTTGTTTGCCTTGAATCCGATGCGGTGATCGGAGATCCGGTTTTCCGGCCAGTTGTAGGTGCGGATTCGTTCGGATCGGTCGAGGGTGCGGATTTGGGCTGCTCGACCTTGGGCGGCTTCGGCTTCGGCTTGTTCTTCCGCTAGTGCCTGGAGTCGGGCGGCCAGCACTTGCAAGGCGCGGGCCTTGTTTTGGATCTGGGATCGCTCTTTTTGGCAGGTGACGACGATGCCGGTGGGCAGGTGAGTGATGCGGACCGCGGAGTCAGTGGTATTGACGCCTTGGCCGCCTTTGCCGGAGGATCGGTAAACGTCGACACGGATGTCTTTGTCGTCGATTTCGACGGCGGCGATTTCGTCGGGTTCGGGGTAGACGAGAACACCGGCGGCGGAGGTTTGGATTCGGCCTTGGGATTCGGTGACGGGTACGCGTTGGACTCGGTGTACGCCGCCTTCGAATTTGAAGACGCTCCAGGCGCCGTCGCGGGACGGTTGTTTGGAGCGGATGGATAAGGTCATGTCTTTGACTCCGCCCAGGTCGGATTCGGATAGACCAAGCACTTCGGTGCTGAATCCGTGTTTGTCGGCGTAGCGTTGGTACATGCGTACGAGTTCACCGGCGAAGAGGGCTGCTTCTTCCCCGCCGGCGCCGGCTTTGATTTCCATGACGATGTCGTCACCGTCGTGGGGGTCGCGGGGGGCGAGGAGGTCGGCGAGTTTTTCTTCGAGTTCGACTACTTCGCCGGCGAGGCGGTCGGCTTCGGGGGCGAATTCGGAGTCTTCGTAGGCCATTTCTTTGGCGTCGGCAAGGTCGGCGCGGGCCTGTTCCAGGGCAGTGTTCACCTTCATGATGGGCTGCAGTTCCGAATACCGTTTCGATAGTTTTCGAAACAGTGCTTGGTCCCCCACGGTTTCCGGATCGGACATTTGGGCTTCGATGCCTTGGTATTCCGAAACGATGTCGTCTACTGCCGAAACCTGATGAGATTGGCTAGCCATCGTGTTTTTTAGTCCTCCCCATTGCTC contains:
- a CDS encoding L-threonylcarbamoyladenylate synthase; this encodes MSRIYSCTDTGEIRSLGIKAAVGAVKSGRLVVLPTDTLYGLGCDAFDNDAVARLLAAKDRGPDMPVPVLVGSWDTARGLVHSYNDQLRTLIEAFWPGGLSIVVPQAPSLMWNLGDTRGTVMLRMPLHPVAIELLRETGPMAVSSANISGQPPATTAAMAEEQLGDKVNVYLDGGETSVGVASSIIDVSGDQPRLLREGAIPATRIADVLGVAPETLTPAARTPENSR
- the prmC gene encoding peptide chain release factor N(5)-glutamine methyltransferase; translated protein: MHEILRVAEATLAAAGVASPRHDAHTLAAHLIGTDPLTVRLMSPTDLPATFHHDYAELISRRAHREPLQHILGTAPFGPLTLTVGPGVFIPRPETEQLADWVATHLGNTPNPLIIDLCTGSGAIADYLAHARPDANIYAVELSPEALTYTHTNLDPLGVTIIAGDATNPTLLEHLNGKATAVVTNPPYVPHTTDLQPEVYADPPMAVFGGDTGMDVITRLIPTARRLLAPGGVFACEHDDTTGPDVVKLVAEAGLRQVTQHQDWAGQPRFVTAICDSTD
- the prfA gene encoding peptide chain release factor 1, producing the protein MASQSHQVSAVDDIVSEYQGIEAQMSDPETVGDQALFRKLSKRYSELQPIMKVNTALEQARADLADAKEMAYEDSEFAPEADRLAGEVVELEEKLADLLAPRDPHDGDDIVMEIKAGAGGEEAALFAGELVRMYQRYADKHGFSTEVLGLSESDLGGVKDMTLSIRSKQPSRDGAWSVFKFEGGVHRVQRVPVTESQGRIQTSAAGVLVYPEPDEIAAVEIDDKDIRVDVYRSSGKGGQGVNTTDSAVRITHLPTGIVVTCQKERSQIQNKARALQVLAARLQALAEEQAEAEAAQGRAAQIRTLDRSERIRTYNWPENRISDHRIGFKANNLDSVLNGDMEDLFTALRTAERAARLEAE